The Stomatobaculum sp. F0698 genomic sequence TGTGATGAAGATTCAGAACGGCGGCCTGAGAAAGACCTTCACGGTCCGCAAGATTTCCAACGGCATCGGCGTTGAGAAGACTTGGCCGTTCAGCTCTCCGTTCGTCGACAAGGTCGATGTGATCCGCCGCGGTAAGGTCAGAAGAGCAAAACTCAACTATCTGAGAAAGCTCTCCGGCAAGGCTGCAAAGGTCAAGGAGATCATCTAAACATCATATCCGCATATCAGGAGAACTATCATCTTTCATATGAAAATGATGGTTCTTCTTTTTGTGTGCGGAATCGGCACTCATTTTAGTTTCATGGAATCGTAAGTAAAAACCTGAGTTTCTTATGCTATACTAATAATCTGCTATACTGACTATGATCATTGAAAATATCCGGGGCTGAGTCCCTGTTT encodes the following:
- the rplS gene encoding 50S ribosomal protein L19, giving the protein MRQNPILEKIEAEQIRVPGEFNVGDTVRVHNKIKEGNRERVQMFEGVVMKIQNGGLRKTFTVRKISNGIGVEKTWPFSSPFVDKVDVIRRGKVRRAKLNYLRKLSGKAAKVKEII